GTCAGAGGGAATAGCATAGACACGCGTCGAACGGGAGCGAGTTTGCGAATGCGAATCGGCCAAGTGATGATTCTCGCCGTGAAGACCGATATATCGAGAACAACGGTTTCGACCGGTCGCGTTCGAATAAACGGGTGACGTCGTTCGATTCGGTTCAGTCGTCAGCGGGTGACGGACTGCCCGTCATCTCCACCGTGCCGCCGACTTCCAACTCGTCCAGCGCGACCTGCGCGGAGCGCTTACCCGACAACAACATCGCGCCGAAGGTCGGTCCCATGCGGGTGAGTCCGTGAGTCGTCGCGGTGGCGAGACCCGTGGAAATCAACCCGTCGTGAACCTTCCCGGCGTGTTCGACGACTTCGTCCTCGCTCTTTGCGACCCACATGGAGTCGTGACCCGGCGAGTCGTGGCCGGGCGCGCCGTACTCGCCCTCTCCGGATTTGTCCATGCCGGTGTTGTGCTCCTGTGCGTGCTCCAGACCAGGCGCGTCGAGGACGCCGCGCTCTTGGAGTTTCGAGACGACCACCGCCTCGTGGCCCGTCGCGTCGATGACGAGGTCGGACTCCACCGCGATGGGGTCAACACAGGTGAGTTCGCGCGGGAGCGCGTGGACCGGCGTCCAGTTCATCACGATGCCGCCGACGCGGTGGCCTTCGCGGACGACCACGTCGGTGAACTCGGTCATGTTCTGCATTTTCACTCCGGCGGCGCAAGCCGACTCGATGAGCGCGGAACAGGCGTGCGGGCCGTTCGCGACGTAGAGACCCTCGGCCTCGTCCGACTCCTCGTATGGAACTCCGAGTTCGTCCAACACGTCCTGTGACGGGTCGCGAACCGTCACCTTGTTCATCAGGAACCCGCCGAGCCAAAAGCCCCCGCCGAGGTAGTTGTTCTTCTCCACGACCATCGTGTCCACGCCGCGCTCGGCGAGTTCCTTCGCCGCGACCAACCCGGACGGGCCCGCCGCCGACGATGATGACCTCGGTGTCGGTGAACTCGGTGAACTCTTCGCTCCACGCGGTGCCGATTGCTCGTGTGACCTCCGCCTCGCTGACGTCCGCAAAGCCGTCGAATCCGTGCATACCACCTAGTGATATTACTAAGTGGTTGAAAACCGTTTCCCTCTGTGAGTGACAGAAACAGAGCTGAGGAAGATGGCTGTGAACGATCACAACGGGTACGCAGTGGTGTTACTGGAAATTCGAATACCCACGAACAAGGGGTCAGTCGTCGCGTTCGATTCACTGGCGTTGAGAAAATCGTCGGTCGATCGTCGTTTAATCGTCGTTCAGTCGTACTGCGGCGCACGTCCGGACGGATCGCTCCCGTCCACGAGCGGCAGGGGAACTATCTCCGCGGCCACCTCGTCTCCATCGACGCGGACGGTCAGTTCCGAATCCATCCCCACGTCGTACTCCACCAGCGCCATCGCGGCGGGTCGGTCGAGGGACGGACTGTCGACGGCGCGGGTGACTTCGCCGACGGATTCGTCGCCGTCGAAGACCGCCGCGCCGCTTTCGGGGAGGGAGTCGGGGAACAGACCCGCCAGCCTGCGACTCGGTCGTCCGCGGTTTTCGACGCGCGAGACGACTTCCTGTCCGACGTAACAACCCTTCTCGAAGTCGAGCGCGTTCCGCAGGCCGAGCACGTTCGGGATTTCGCCCGCCAGTTCGTCTTCGAACAGCGGCGTTCCCGCTTCGAGCGTCAGGGTTTCCCACGTCGTCCGGCCGAAGGGAGCGGCGTTCATCCCGCGCGTGATCAGGGTGTCGAAGACGAGTTCGACGTTCGACCATTCCCTGTCCATCTCGTCGGTCGTCGTTCCGGTCGTACAGACGACTTCGTAGCCCTCCTCGCCCGTCGGCGCGTCGGTGCGGATGACCGTCACGCCCACGTCGGCCATCTTTCCCCTGTTGAACGAGAGGCGCTCGTCCGGCGTACTCACGTCGTTCAGCACGCTGGCGACCTTTTCGGTCGCGTAGGGACCGTGGACGCCGAAGATGGCGAACCGGTCGGTGGCGACGGATATCTCCACGTCCTCGATGAATATCTTCTCGCGCCACTGCTCGGCGAGCGGGGTCGCTTCGCCGGGCGGGAGAAAGAGCAGGAGTTGTTCGTCCGCACAGTAGACGTACATGTCGAGTTCGATTCGCCCCTGTGGGTCGAGCAGGAGGGCGTAGGTTCCCTGTCCGTCCTCGCGCGGAATCCGGTTCGAGACGACGTTGTCGACGTACTCTATCCGATCGTCGCCGGAGACCACGAGGACGCCGTAGGGCATCTCCGTGAGTCCGACGCCGTTCCTGACTGCACGGTGTGCCCGCTCGGGTCTGCCGTAGTCGCGCGGCACCCGGCGGTTGCCGACCGAACAGAACGTCGCCCCGTGGTCTTCGTGTACGGTTTCGAGGCTCATACTCGTAGTCGGGTGCGCGGGGGAGTAAAAACGTCGGATGCGGAACGCTGGGTAGTGACTACGACATGTGAAATCGAAAGCGGGGCACGGAACCGATTACGGAGCACGAAGCCGAATCCGGAGCACGAAGCCGAATCCGGAACGGTGGTCCGAAACTACAGCGGCAGGCGTTCGATGATCTTGTCCACGAACGACGGTTCGTCGGGTTCCTCCTCGGGGTCCGGAACGACCTTCGTGTCCGGTTTGATGAGCGTCCGCCCGTTCCGCATCGTCGCTTCGATGAGACCGTCCCGTTTCAGGTTTGCGAGCGCGTCCTCCAACTCGTCGATACCCGCCTCGACGTGTGACCGCAGTTCGAAGACCGTCATTCCGTCCTCGCTCCGGTCCACGAGGGCATCGAGTACTTGGACCTCGGTGTCCGGACGGCGCCGATACTCCCGCTTGGCCTTCATATCTATTTCTATGTCACCCCGGTTTTTAGCCTTACCTCTCAGATAGGTTCAGCGGGCGGTCCCGTCCGGAGAAACGGGACTTCGACCGATCCGCATGCGAGGTGTTCGTCGAACCGATCGACGCAGTGAACTACCGGTTCGTCCCGACCTTCTCGCTCGCGTCCCGAATCAGTCCGTCCAGAATCTCGGGGGTCGTCGGGTGGTACGCCCGGTCCGGGATATCGCGCACGTCCATCCCGCGCTCCACGACGACCTGCATCGTCTTCGCCATCACGTCGGCGTGGTAGTGGAGGCCCTGATAGCCGAGAACGGTCCCGGCTTCGGCATCAACGACGAGCTTTGCCAACCCCCTCGACGCTTGCTTGGTCTTGAACACGCCGTCGTCCGACGCCTGCCGGGAGACGGCGACGTACTCCTTGCCCTCGGTCTCCGCCGCATCCTCCGAGAGGCCCACTCTGGCGAAGGGATACACGCCGACGCCGGAGAAGATGACGTGATGATGGACGTTCTCGTACGGTTCGAGGTCGTCGCCGCGAGCGTGTGCGAGGATGTTCTCGGCCGCTTTGAAGCCCTGTTCCTTGGCGACGTGGAGAATCGGCTCCTTGCCGTTCGCGTCCCCGACGACGAACGTCCGCGGGTCGTCGCGGGCCTGCATGGTCTCCTCGACCCATCCCTCGTCCGGTGACAGCGGGGTGTCCTCCAATCCGAGTCCGTCGAGGTTCGGCCTTCGTCCCGTGAAGAGGATCAGTTCGTCCGCATCGACGGGTTTCGTTTCGCCGCTTTGCTCGACGTGTAATCGAACCCCGTCGCCCGTGGACTCGACGCGCCGTTCCTCCGTCTCGGTCAGAATTTCGATGTCGAACTCCTCGCGGTACATGTCCAGGATTTCGTCTCCGAACGGCGCGTCGCCCTCGTCCAGCGGCCGCGGGTCGTGTTCGATCACGGTGAGGTCCATTCCGGCCGCCTCGCTGAGGTACGGCACGAGTTCGAGACCGGTGTAGCCGAACCCCATCACGATTCCCGAGTCGGGGAACGCCGTCGCGTCCAGCACGTCCGCGCTGGTCATGTACTCCACTTCGTCCATCCCCGGGAGGTCGGGAACGTTTACTTTCGACCCCGTGGCGACGACGACGTAGTCCGCCTCGATTTCTCGATCACCGACTTCGACCGTATGGTCGTCGACGAACCGCGCGGTGTCGTGGATGAACTCCACGTTCTCCTCCTCCGCGAGGTCGTGCACCGCCGCGCGGCGATGCTCCGCGAAGCCCAAGACGTGGTCGTCCTTCAGGTCCACCACCGACTCCAAATCCACCTCGGGCGTCCCCGAAAGCCGCGGGTCGTGGCGCGCCTGATACCGATGGGCCGCCGCCGACAGCACCTCCTTCGACGGCATGCAGCCGCGCAGAATGCACAGCCCACCGCGGGGGTCGCCGTCGTCGATGAGCGTCAACCGGACGCTCGGGTCCTCGGCCAAGCTCTGTGCGACGGCGACCCCCGCGCTTCCATACGCCCCGACGATGACGACGTGCGTTGCCATACGGGTCGATTAGTCGTCGGGGAGGTTAGTGGTTTAGGCGAGGGAGAAAACGACTGGTTTCGGGAGACAACATCGTCAGCCTGTTCGACCGGGGAGTTCCGTGTGATTCACGTCCTCAGGTGAAAATCTCAGCTCAAGCCGAGGGACCCGGTACAGAACCGCGAGGAGATCCTCAAGGGGAAGTCCCTATGGCTGGAGCGTCCGTGTCAGGACGCGAACCGCGATTACACCAAGTACGATGTCGAGGACACCGAGGATGACAACTGCGGGAACGACAGTACTCCAGACCCCGTCGAAGCTGGAGAGAGTAATCGTACTTGAGACGTGCGGCCCGAGCATGAGGGCACGGGCGGCATCGGTCCCGTAGGTGAAGGGGTTGAACTTCGCGACGATCTGTACCCAGTCAGGGAGTGCGTCAAGCGGGAGGAACGCGCTGGAGAGGAACAGCATCGGGAACTGGAGCAGCATCATCGCTGTGGCGGTCCCTTCGCCGTCCCCGGTCGCGGCGGCGATAATGTTCGAGAGGGCCGCAAACCAGACCGCGAACACCATCGCGACGGCGATAATGCCGAGCGCGCCGAGGAAACCCGTGGCGACGTACGTTCCTACTGTGCCACCGTTGCCGAGCCACACGAGGACGTAGCCGAGCACGAGGATGATGAGCGTCTGCACGACTATCTGTGCGACCTCCGCGAGCGTCTTCCCGAGGATGACCGCGCCTCGATGGATCGGTGAGGCGAAGATCTTATCGAGCATTCCGGTCTCCATGTCATCGGTAAGGCCGACGCCGGAGTGACCAGCGGCGAAGAATGCGGATTGGATGACGATGGCCGGGATGAGATACGTGACGTAATCAACGTCCCCGCCGAGTGACCCCGACCACGCGCTGCTGGTCGCCCCGCCGAACACCTGCGAGAACAGCACGAGGAAGACGACTGGCTGGAAGAGCGTGAAGATTAGGACCATCGGATCGCGCGACTTGATCACCAACCATCGTTTGAGGATTACCCAAGTATCGCTGAGGAAGCCGTTCCCCGGAGCGGAGAGTCCCTCGTTGATTGTGCTCATGGGCGCACCTCTGTCGCAGCGCTCTCAGCGGAAGTAGCCGTCTCCTCGGTGACACCGTCCTCGGCGTGTTCTCCGGTGATGGCGAGGAAGACATCGTCGAGGGTGGGCGAGCGGATGTCGAACCCGACCACGATGAACCCGGCGTCGCGGAGCGTGACCAGCAGGTCGGTGCCCTCACGCCGCGCGTTTGCGGCGGTGACACTGATTCCGTCGGCGGCCGTCTCGACCGTCGCGTTATCGAGGATACCAGACTCTCGAACAACTTGGCGGGCACGCGCGAGCTCGTCGTCGCTGGTCTCCTCGAAGGTAACGTCAAGGATATCGCCGCCGACGCGCGATTTGAGCGCTTGCGGCGAGTCAGTTGCGACGATCTTCCCGTCCTGAATGACGGAGAGTCGGTCGCAGAGCTGGTCGGCTTCCTCCAAGTACTGCGTCGTGAGGAAGACCGTCGTTCCTCGCTCGTTTATCTCGCGGAAGTACTCCCAGAGGTCGATCCGGGCCTTCGGGTCGAGACCGGTGGTCGGTTCGTCGAGGAACACGAGCGAGGGGCGATGGACGAGCGCCGTCGCGATGTCGAGTCGCTTCTTCATCCCGCCGGAAAACTTCTCGGCCCCCTTGTCGGCGACATCGGCTAGATCGACGAGAGAGAGGAGTTCGTCCGCGCGCTCGTCGCGCTCGTTCTTCGGGACGCCGTATGCCTCACACGCGAACCGAATGTTCTCGCGGGCGGTGAGGAGGGGATCTACGCTCGTCTCCTGGGCCATATAGCCGATCGACTTCCGGACCGCCCGCGACTCCGTCACGGTATCATGACCGTTGACCGTCACAGTCCCTGACGTCGGACGGAGCAGCGTCGTTAGCGTCTTGATCGTCGTCGTCTTCCCTGCTCCGTTCGGTCCGAGGAATCCGAAGAATTCACCCTTCGGAATCCGGAGGTCGACGCCGCGGACCGCGTCCGTGCCGTCCGCGTACGTCACGTGGACACTGTCTGCCACCAAGGCATCGGTTTTGTTTCGTTCCATACCTCAGCCATGAGCCTATGAATGTATATAGATTACGCTCATAGGTTCAAAACCATGAGCATAATCCTCATATATTCATAGCGTCGATGTCCGACCATGCGAAATTTCACCGACGAGGAGCGAGATGAGATTCGGAGTGAACTCCTCGATACCGGACGCAAACTCCTCAGCGTGTACGGGTTCAAGAAGACGACGATTGGGGACATCACGGAGCCAGTCGGCATCGCCGAGGGGACGTTCTACCGGTTCTTCGACTCGAAGTCCGAGTTCTTCCTCGAACTATTCCTCCGCGAGCACGATCGCCGCTTCGACCGCATCGAAGACGAACTCGAAGGAGTGACCGATCCAATAGAAGCGCTGGAACGGCTCTTCTCGACGTGGACGCGCGAGGTCGAGGACGACCTCTTCTCCGAAGCCGACACGCACGATCTCATGAAGTCACATGACCGACGGTTCGACCAGGACGAATTGGATGCCGAGCACGAGCGATCCGTCTCCCGGCTTCGGCCGATCCTCGACGCCCTCCGGGAACAGACGGGAGAGGGGTTCCACGATCTCACCGTCGATCAACTGTTCTATATCCTGGAAGCGCTCGAAGCGGTCGTCCACTTCACGGAACAGATCCACGATACGGACGCCGAGGCGTCGGATAGTTCAACCCTCTACGACCTCCTCATTCCCGCACTCGCGAAAGGACTGACTGCCGACTGACCAGCGGCCCCTGGTTTCAAAAAAAGAGGTACGACGGACCCTGCCGTCACCGTGGAAGCTGCGGCGTCAGTAGTAGCGGGGGACAGGTGAACCGAAGCGAGGAAACCGTCTTATTCAGAGTAGTTTAGTCAGTTCGATTTGAGATTCCGGATATGAATCTCTTTGGTCGGTTACTGACGCTCGTAGAACCGAATTATCCGGATTGGTTCGTCAGAGAACAGGACCCCGAGCGGCTCGTATTCTTCAGCGATGCCGTTTTCGCCATTGCGATTACACTCCTCGTGATCGATATCGGCGTCCCCGAAGTACCAGCCACGCAGCCAAACGCCGTGCTCGCCGAAGAACTGCTCGCGCTCTTGCCGCAGTTCGTGAGTTTCGGACTCAGTTTCCTTGCTATCGGGACGTTCTGGCTCACCCACCACCGCCTCTTCACGTACATCGAGAGCTGTTCCCGGCGGCTCCTCTCGCTGAACTTGCTCTTCTTGCTGTTCGTCTCGCTCGTCCCGTTCTCGTCGGCGCTCCTCGGCCGCTATAGCGGCCGAAGACTGGTCGTCATCTGGTACGCATGCCACATGGCTATCGCGGGGATGATGCTGCTTGGAATTTGGTACTACACCACCGAGATCAAGGACCTCGTCCAACCGGCAATCGACACCCGGGCGGTCCAATACATCGGTCGTCGAGTCGGGGCCGTCCCGATGGTGTTCATCGTCTCAATAGGAATCTCTTTCCTCAGTATCCGGCTCGCCGAATCCTCGTGGCTCCTCCTGATCCCGATCCACCCTCTCATATCGTTGTCCGGATTCGATCACCCACGGAGGGAGCGGCAGTAACCTACCGAGTAGTCCCAACGATCGACAGAGGTGAGTAGATTAGTCCGACTGAGGGCACATTTCACAGTAAAACAGAACAGGTGCAAAACGAGAACTCCGTCAACAACTCCGGTGATGGCCCGAAATACCGTTCAGCGACGAATCCGTCCGTCTCGCTCGTTATCTCGAAATCTCCCGCCCTTCGGTGTCCATCACGTTCTCCACTTCCTCCCGCGTTACGACGGCCACGTCGCCCGGGATGGTCCGTTTGAGCGCGGCGGTCGCAGCGCCGTATTCGAGCGCGGTCGGGACCGGTTCGCCCGCCAGCCTGCGGGCGAGGAACGCGCCGACGAAGGAGTCGCCGGTGCCGATGGGGTCCACGGTGTCGGTCTCGAACGAGGGCTGTTCGTGGATTTCGCCGTCGTGGAGCGCCAGCGCGCCGTTCGCTCCGAGGGTGACGATGACGGTGTCGAAGTCCCACTCGTCGGCGAGGTCGCGGGCGATGTCCGCGGCGTCGCCCGACTGATCGAGGACGGTTCGGGCGTCGCGCTCGGCGGTGACGAGCACGTCGATTCGGGGGAACAGTTCGGTGAGCGACGCGCGCGCCTCGGCGGGCGACCAGAGTTTCGAGCGGTAGTTCACGTCGAACGCGGTGGTCGTCCCGGCGTCCTGTGCTTCCGCGAGCACCTCGTCCACGGTGGATTCGAGCGTGTCGGACAGCGCGGGCGTGATGCCGCTGGTGTAGAACATGCTGGCATCCCGAATCCGGTCGAGCGGCACGTCGTCGGCGTCGCCGTCGTGACGGCGGCGTCGGCGCGGTCGTAAATGGCGTTGGTCCCGCGCGGTCGGTTCCGAACTCCAGATAGTACGTTCCCTGTCGGCCCTCGTCGCTCCACTCGATTTCGGTCTCGATGCCGTACTGGCGGAGTCCGGCGGCGACGCGGCGTCCGAGCGGCGAGTCGGGGAGTTTCGACGTCCACATCGTCTCCGCTCCGATGCGATGGGCGGCGATGGCGACGTTGCTCTCCGCACCTGCGGCACGGAGTTCGAGGGTGGACGTGCTCTCGATTCGTTCGCGGTCGGGTGGCGAGAGGCGCAACATGGTCTCGCCGAATGTCACGAGGTCGGTCATATTCCGGAGATGAACCTCGGAGCTCATAGTTTCCCCGATGCGGGGTCGAAAAACGAGTTCGTTTCAGCTACGTGTCGATTTCAGCGGTTCAGTTCCACGGCCCGAAGTCGGGGTCGACCTGCCGCTCCGTCTTGTCGATGTCGTCGATCTTTTCGATGTCCTCGTCGTCCAGTTCGAGGTCGAGGGCGGCGTAGTTGTCCTCGATGTGGTTTTCACTAGTTGCCTTCGGGATGGCGACGACGTTGTCCTTCGACGTGATCCACGCGAGGCTGACTTGCGCTTCGCTGACGCCGTGTTTCTCCGCAATCTCGGTCAGTTCGGGCACGTCGAACACCTTGCCACGGGCGAGCGGCGAGTACGCGACGAGCGTGATGTCGTTCTCCTGTGCGTACTCGACGAGTTCGTCCTGCGGCAGAAGCGGGTGCATCTCGACCTGATTCGCGTAGATGGGCGCGTCGAGGATTTCGGCCGCCTCGTCCAACTGCTCCGGTTGGAAGTTGCTCACGCCGACGTGTTCGATTTTGCCCTCGTCGTACAGTTCGTCGAACGCCGCGAGCGTCTCCTCGGGGTCGTACTCGCGGGCGGGCCAGTGGATGTAGAGCAGGTCCACGTAGTCCGTTCCGAGCTTTTTCAGACTCTCCTCGGTCGTTTCGAGCACGTCATCGTGTTCGAGGTTGTCGGCCCAAACCTTCGTGGCGAGGAAGAAGTCCTCGCGGTCCACCGACGAGTCGGTGATTCCCTGCCCGACGTGTTCCTCGTTGCCGTAGGCCTGGGCGGTATCGACGTGTTCGTAGCCCAAATCGAGGGCGTACTCGACGCTGTGTGCACACTCGTTGCCGTCCGTGTTCTCCCACGTCCCGATACCCAGTTTCGGAATTCCGTCGCTGTCGGCGTCGTATGTCATCGTATATTCTGCAAAGGGTAGAAGGGAAAAAGCGGTTGTGGCGGCGGAAATTCTGTAGGGGTTCGTAACCCGGGGACGCAAAGGCGTTTCGGCCTCACCATCGTTCACGGACCGAGGGCGAAACCGTGCGGGAGTTCGTCGGTTGCCCCCGATAAGTGCGGGTTTCGGAGAACTTAACCGCCCGCCGGAAGACACCCCTGTATGCGAATCTCACTCTTGGGAGGAACCGGCGACATCGGACAGGCGCTCGCGCTTCGCTGGGCGTTCGACACCGACCACGAAATCGTGATCGGTTCGCGCGACCCCGCGAAAGCCCGCGCGAAGGCCGAAGAGTACGAAACCGAACTCGACAGCCTCGGCGTCTCGCGCTCCATCAACGGCTTCAAGAACGGCATGGCCGCCGAGCGCGGGGACATCGTCGTCCTCGCGGTCCCGCCGTTCCACATCCGCGACACGGTCGAATCCGTCGCCGACCGACTCGACGACGTGGACGTGCTCGTCACGCCCGCCGTCGGGATGAACCGCGACGACTCCGGCTTTCACTACAAGCCGCCGAAAGTCGGGAGCATCACGGAACTCGTCGCGGACACCGCACCCGACGGGATTCCGGTCGTCGGCGCGTTCCACGGCCTCTCGGCCGACAGGCTTGCCGACCTCGAACTCGACATCGAACAGGACACGCTGATCGTCGGCGACGACGAGGACGCAAAGGAGATGATTCGGCGACTCGCCGAGGAAATCGAGGGACTGAGAGCGCTCGACGCCGGTGGCATCGCGAACAGCGCGGAAGTCGAGAGCGTGACGCCGCTGCTCATCAACCTCGCGCTCGAAAACGAGGGGCTGCACGACGTCGGCATTCGGTTCGAATAGCGTTCGCTGGTCGAGTTCGCACGCGACAAAAACTGATTTTCGACGGACTTACGCGCCCGCTTCTTCGAGAACGCGCTCCAAGTCGTCGCGCTGGGTGACGCCGACGAAGCGTTCGACGACGCCCTCGTCGTCCTCGATGACGATGGTGGGAATCGAGCGAACCTGATACTCGTTGGCGATATCCTGATGCTCGTCCACGTCAACTTTCTCGAATTCGACGCTTTCGTCCCAGTCCTCCTCCAAGTCCTCAAGAATCGGATCTTGCGTTTTGCACGGACCACACCAATCTGCGTAGAAGTCGAGTAATTTCACGGTCATGCGTTTCTGTTGTGAAGTTCACTCGCCGCGTGCATAAGGGTTTCTTCCGCAACCACCTCTGCCGCCAGTTGTCATCACCCAATCGTCAGCGAACCGCCGCCAGCAAGCCGCAGTCGGCGGACCGCCGTCACCGAATTTTCGCCAGCCGTCGCTCCATTTCGCCCTTCGTCCAGTCGGCGAGTTCCTCCGTGTCCTCGTCGAGGAACGCGGCCCATTTGTCGAACACGCCGGTGTGGTCGAGAAATCGAACGACGTCGTATACCGGCCGTCGGTCCTCGATTCCGTCCGGGAGACCACCGGCCCGCTCCCGATAGCCGTCGTAGAACGCGGCAACGACTTCCTCCGAACCGTCGGAGCGGAGCGATTCGATTTGCAGGTTTCGGGTCCGCTCCACGTCCCGAACCGGGTCGCCGACGTGTGCTATCTCCCAGTCGAGAAAGCCGATTCCGTCCTCGCACAAAAAGCAGTTCGGACGGGCGGGGTCGCCGTGGAGGAGCACGACGGGTGTGTCATCCAACAGTTCCCGATTCGATTCGACGGCTTCGACAACCTCGTCGAAATAGTGATCGAAGCGGTCGGAGGACGCGATCTCGCGCATCTCGGTCATCCGTCCGACCAGCACGTCCGTCCACGGTTCCGTTTCGAGTTCGAGTCCGTCCTCGTCGCCACCGACGACGTGGCCGTGGTTCTCGAACCGGCAGGAGTGGACGGTCGCCAGGGCGATTCCGACCCGTCGAGCCAGTTCCGCCCGCTCGCTCACGCTCGCGTCCGACCACAGGCCGAGCAGGTTCTCCCCGTCCACCGGTGCCGTCACGAGGTACGGAACGTCTCCCGTCGTCTCGCTCGCCAGCACGTCCGGGACGGGGACGACGCGATTGGCACCGAGGTAGTCGATGACGCCCCGTTCGCGCGCGATTCGAGTTCCGTCAGCGTCGTTGGCCATCTTCAGATACACCCGTTCCCCGTCCAAAAATTCGATATCGACCGTCCGGTTCTGCTCGTTCCACGACGGGCCGGAGGGGTGTACCGCTTCCACGTCCCGTCCGGAAAACGCGTCGCCGAGCGCCGACGCGATCTGTTCGTCCATAAACGAACGTTTCCCGTATCCGATAAATGGATTAGGGGATGATGTGAACGGGTGGCAACCCGTTCCCGCTTCGGTTTCACCCCGTCCCGTCCACGGCCGGAAAACGTTCTCGTTGCGAAAGGTTTACCCCGTCCGCTCCCGGAACCCAACTTATGAGCAGTGGTCAAAACTCCGGTGGGCTGATGTCCAGCGCCGGACTCGTTCGATATTTCGATGCCGAAGACCGGAACGCGATTCGAATCGACCCCAGATCGGTCGTCGCGTTCGGCGTCTTCTTCGGCGTCGCAATCTTGGTCCTGAACTACCTCGCGATATAACGAGGCCCTTTTCCCGACCTGCTTCGAAGAATCGGCCATGAGTCTCAACGCTGGCGTCATCGCCGTTCAAGGCGACGTGAGCGAACACGCCGACGCGATTCGACGGGCCGGAACCGCCCACGGGAAGTCCGTTTCCGTCACCGAAATCCGACAGTCCGGTATCGTCCCCGACTGTGACCTTCTCTGCATGCCGGGCGGCGAATCGACCGCTATCTCCCGACTCCTCCAATCGGAAGGAATCGCCCCCGAGATACAGGCC
The genomic region above belongs to Haladaptatus sp. R4 and contains:
- a CDS encoding phosphotransferase family protein; amino-acid sequence: MDEQIASALGDAFSGRDVEAVHPSGPSWNEQNRTVDIEFLDGERVYLKMANDADGTRIARERGVIDYLGANRVVPVPDVLASETTGDVPYLVTAPVDGENLLGLWSDASVSERAELARRVGIALATVHSCRFENHGHVVGGDEDGLELETEPWTDVLVGRMTEMREIASSDRFDHYFDEVVEAVESNRELLDDTPVVLLHGDPARPNCFLCEDGIGFLDWEIAHVGDPVRDVERTRNLQIESLRSDGSEEVVAAFYDGYRERAGGLPDGIEDRRPVYDVVRFLDHTGVFDKWAAFLDEDTEELADWTKGEMERRLAKIR
- a CDS encoding preprotein translocase subunit Sec61beta: MSSGQNSGGLMSSAGLVRYFDAEDRNAIRIDPRSVVAFGVFFGVAILVLNYLAI